AGAACGTCCCAATTGGTAAAATAATTTGTACTAAACAGATTAAACATTAGCGGAATTAATATTTGGTTTTAGAAAGTAATACGTTACTCGACAGTGTGGGAACGAACACTCAGTGGCACTTCAAGAGCTTCACTAAAATTGCAATCATTCATAATGAGCCAAGCCAATTCAGATGTCCAAGTCATTCCTTTAAAACGAAACTACATTAAATTATCAgtcatgaatttttttttaagtcaaaAATTGATTACCAGATCTCGGGAAAGTCCGGATCCAAAGGTCGGTACTTCTAACTGTCATATTGTAAATCTTGTCCGCATTGCTGACAAATTTCGGATGCAGGACAAATCCACCGGGTTCTCCACGAACTAGTCCTTTGTAGTAAGCTGGAAAATGTTCTTTAAAGGGACTCTCTAGTGTTTCGGGTATAACACTGAATTTGACACCCGATTTCAACGGGAAGACAGGTTTATCGGAGAAGAACATGTTCAAtaatagaagcaaaaactgaGAACTGCGTCCCTAATGTAGACTAGTTTTCAACTAAGCCTCGCTGCAAAATTTTATCTTTACTGCCTTTCAAATTTTCGCGTGGTTTCGCCGATCTCTAGTATCCaacatttagaaaaagaaattgaggcTAGCTGCATCAGTGCGTAAAAATCCAAAGTATAACACCACCGAAGGCCTCGCTTGTGGTTAACGGCAATCTAATGATACGTTAGTGTTCAAATAATAATGCCGATATTTCCCTTGAAATGCAACGAAGATGCAATAAGTGTCGCAATCAAAATGATTTGAAAGGAAATCTTACTAGTTCAGGTTAGCGCTAGATTAGCACATGCCATCACGTAACTTTCTACCTGTAATGCAAATAAACAGGAACTCTGCAGCGCAGTGTAACGTCCAGTCTTGAGAAAGACAGACTCGTTTCAATGTTCCTTATCTTTCCTAcgtaaataaacaaaaacgaaagTAAATAATTATATCGCACGAGTGGGCAAATTGAAATTACGACAGCGACAGCACTTGAAATACCGGTTACCGAGATCCTCACATCGCCTTTAAAAATGCGGAATAAAGTTTAAACCTCCTAATTCTGTTTTTAAGGGGAAAAAGACAATGAGAAGGTGTTATTTTAATTACCATACTATATTTCTATAGTAATACCAATTAAATCAGATAATTTAGCGAAAATAAAAGGTTACCTTTGCCCTGTATCTGTTTAAATGTGTCACTTTAAagaagttaaagaaaaaaaaagggtaataAAAATATACGCAACATAAGTCGTTGCGGGTTGATTGGCACGTGCAAGTTCACAGGTGATGACAACTATAATTGACAGTGAAATCATTTTGAATCCTCAAGCTCGgtgacaaatttcaaatcggTTCCCGCTAAATTTTTCTCAATCCATTCGTCAATTTTACGGTTCACTTCTGGACTGAAATGATTTTTCCAGTCGCCCGTTTGGCCTTTAACGACAAAAAATAGCAACTGAAAAACACCAGGCATTTAActaagggaaaaaaacaacaacttacCTTTGCGAACGAAGCTGTATCCCTCATTGGTGAGGCCAGCACTGACTTCCCTCGCCATGTTGACTGATTCGTTTTTAGCGAATTTATCAACGACAACATGATCCACCAACTTTGCAACTTGTTCTTCAGTTAGGGTTTTATTGAGGAATGCGGCAATTTTCCTGATTTCAGTTGGCAAATCCTGCAAGGACAAGCAACAAATTAttgttgaataaaaaaaaaacgtgaaagaggaaacaaaattcaatgatttttacctttttcatGTCTTCATAGAAGAGATACAGCAAATTAGGATGATCACGTTTGGCCCACGCCTCGAGCACAGTCGGGAAATACGGTGTCCAGTTCACTAAGTTGATACCAGGACATTTGAATTTGATATCGtaataaatttgaatatatAAAAACACCGACGTTTGTTATTGATAAAGTAATCAACAAAGTCCTCCATATCTCCGGTGAAGTGACACAATTTCACCAACTTGTGaaagtagaaaaaagaaacgatagCGTCCTTGGGGTTGCGGGCAACGTAAATAACCTGATCAATGGAAATTTCAATGTTATGCATTTCACGCAGAATTCATTTGAAGAATTTACCTTGGCGGTATCGAGTAAATTGGGAGGCAAGAGGTGGAAGGGTAAATGAGATTTGACAACTCGAGGCGATGACATCTGTTCAATCTTTTCGATTGTGATgagattttccattatttcCGGAGGAGCGAATTCACTCCAATCCGCAAAGTAATTGGCACTAGATTTCAAAGATATTTAAATCAAATTGATTCTTCTCCAAAACATAAGAAATACGTTTACTCTGTGTTGGGAGCTCGAACAGTTAATGGCACTCGAGCAGCTTCCTCGAAATTGCAATCGTTCACGATGAGCCAGGCCAATTCCGATGTCCATGTTGTTCctttccacacacacacacacacaaaacctTTCAATTTAATCGTACGTTAAGGAGAACgtaaaaaaattcgaattaCCTGATCTGGGGAACGTGCGGATCCAGACATCGTCTGGcctaattttcatgttgtaaATTTTATCGGCATTTCGTGCATAATGCGGATGAAACACGAATCCTCCTGGCTCGCCTTGAACTAATCCTTTACTGAAAACTGGAAAATGTTCCTTGAAGGGGCTCTCCAATGTTTCGGGTATGACATTAAACTTTACATCCAATTGCGGGAGAGTAGGTTCTTCTATGGGAGACGCCATGACGCTGACTGAAAGAATTCACGGCACTGGCGAGGTCCATCGTCTCTTGGCAACAACGGCCCGACTTTTTCCCCTGTAAAACTTTCATTTTGCGTCGTCTGTAGAGGCCAGCACCCAAAACACCAAACATCGACGGCCATCGCTGAATCAACAAGTTTTGCGGGAGAGCGGACATTAATAAACATCTCGAATAGCAGTCGAAGGTCGCGAGATCATGGTGTCCATTATTCGTTTTCTAGCGTGCGGCGATGCCTTATAAAGGCGCGTGTTGAAGTCACGTACGCCATTCATGTTCCAGGAACAATTCCGGCActattaaaaaatagaaaatatttgtgtGATCATCTTTAACTTAAGACATAAATAACATTGTCACTGCTGATGCAGATATGATATATATACATGTGTCATAAAAATGGCGGCAATAATCGGACTGGTGCTAGGGGGCGACGGAGtgtgaagaaaaatgaaattccacATCAATTGGATTTGATTAGCGTTAAGAGATATTTAACTTACTCTAAAACTGACAagattttcttaaaaaaaaaaaactaaaaagaaaggagataAATGTCGAGTCCTTGACACGATTGTTTCTAAAGAGTCAGACATTGGTACGGGCGCGTCAAACCTTGTGTTTATCAACAACAACGCGTGTCCAACATCCGATGACGTAGACAATGTAGATACGAGTTTTTAGGACGTGGTATGGTATAAACAGCGCGTCACGAGACCAACgtataagaaaacaaatccgaCCTGTTTGGAAAAAGACGTAAATAAATAGAGGAGTCTAGAATAACATAGGGAACcagcaagaagaaaaactaatcATTTTCGGAAAATCGGATTTCATTTTCCTCCTCATTTTTGATAGTCTATTTATTTTCACGGTTACTGATAGCTAGCGAAGACGGAAAATCTGAAAATGGGTATAGGACTCGATAGGTGAGGGGAAACAAACGGCTGGATACCTCAATGTGGATTGGCTTTTAATTTCCTCTCTTCTTGAACTGCGCGTTTCAAAATATTTCACGTTCGCGTGATTTACTTGACTTTCACGCCAGCAATTCTCAACAGAAATCTTGTGCCTTGATTATCGCTTAGTAAACGGCTTATACACGATCGAATAACTAATGCAATCGGAATTGTATACGTTTATCACCTAATGAAGGAAATAATTACGTAgtaacttctatatgaaagCGGGGGAAAATAGTGGACGTTTAGCGCTCGCGTGTGTGAAACTTCGGAATCCCACCCATTGGAAACCGGACCGGTGCTATACGGTTTTCAAGCTCCGAAATTGAAAGAATGTCCATTCGTGTACAACGGCTACACGGACATTGTTCACGAAAAAAATTGAGGTACTATTCTTTGCTTTGACGTTCTAATAGTTCAGACATCTGAAAcgccttaaaaaaaagaaagaaataaaataaaacatgaaTTCAGCCAATcaacaaggaagaaaaagaaaaacgaataaatCTGCTACGTCATGTTTTGAAGAAACGATGGGTTCTAACGTTTCTTTCGTATTTTATGCGATGATCACCTGCTGAGTTACCGCTATCTATATTCCAATAAAATAGAGTGAACACGAACGAAAACTAAGACAGGCATTGCAATAAAACTCGGAATTCAATCGGATAATAAGAAACAAGCGCTAAAGAACGAATACTACCGTAACAGTTTACGTAGTTTGGTCAGGTAACTTAATAATATCGATGTATGGAAATGACTGCCAAGATAGAAACGAAAGCCAGGAAGCGTCAAGACATAGAAATCCTAGGCAAAGATGCCCGTCAAGGTCGAAAACCAAAGAGGATGTCTACGCTGAGGGAAAGTTCGAATTTGGCATTGCTCATCTGGAACGGAGCCTCCACCAAGGTCTTTCTTATTCCGTATTTAACTATGGTTGGAATAGACAGAGCAAGAAGAATACGTGATTATATTTTACCTGTGGCCAGGGTGTGACGGGATCCGCGTCTTTCCCTCGAGAAACGAAATTGAATCTTCCAAATTTGAAACGTAGCAGTCGATTGCGAAGAGTTTTGCGACCTTGTCTATACTAGAAGTACATCACGGGAGGGGTCGACCGTGTGTCTTGACTTCCTTTTTTCGGGTGTGGTCGAAGAAGTTTCAGATCTTCCGGGATGGACGTGAGGTATTTAAGAGAGCAAAAAGGTGGAATCGAAACACACAACAATCCCAACAGCTCTCCCTCCAGTCTACcagcagaaaaaaacaagaaaatgatcaAGACGGTAAGTttaattaaaatgaaaactttaATCCTAACTAGATTGTAAAAGTTACCTGTTCCCTCGCCAGGTGTTGATTGTTTGCTTCTTGGCTGTCACTCTGGCTGCCCCGGCCCCCGAGGAAATCCTGAGTTACGATGCTGAAGATCATAAACACTCCCAGACTGGAGATGCTGGCAAAGCTGTCACGGGATCCTACAGGTAAAAATATATCTTGTTAAatactattaaaaaaaaagaggatctCATTTGTTTGCCGCTTTTCTTTAAACAGCTACACCGCTGATGGTAAGACATTCACCATCAACTACGAAGCGGATGAGAAAGGCTATCGAGCAACTGGAGACCATCTGCCAGTGGCTCCCGAAGTTCCAGTAGCACCTGCAGTTGCCGCTCCCGAAGTTCCAGTTGTTGAGGCTAAATCTACCCCCGTCATTTCTACTGTGGCTCTTCCAACATTCCCCTTCGGTTACTACGCCCCTGCTCCCCATTTCGGTTACAGTTACGGATTCAACTACGGTTATCCAGGCTTCTCTTACTACGTCTaatttttccttaaaaaaaaaggctcccTTGTCCACTGTTACCCATTAcctggattttaaaaaaaatcaaaattacgtcaattgtttttgttgaattcTGAAATGtttggcaataaaaaaagttaCCACTTATATCGTCACTCGTATCCAAATGAATATCTGTTGTTGATGTCTTACACGAGATATCACTCGGCATTCAAACGGACCGGGTAATCGAGTCACATCTCAGGTAGGGGATGCTCATGAATAATAGATGACCCAGGTATAAAAGGCACGGTCAAAGAGTCTCCCgtcgagagagagaaaacgatGAAGGGGGGGGAATCTGTGTATAATCGTACAACAGACGAAAGAGCTTCGTGTTTGCCAACACGGGCTTCTTTTTCCTCATGAAAAGGGATTGACggaaccttttttctttacccaTCTCCCTTCTTGTTTGAATTCAAGCCAAACAAATAATTCGATTCTGTCTGGGAGGGACTGTCTACGTGCAATGAAGGTTAGAACCGTTTGCTCAGCCGGGTCGAGCGGCTGCGCCTTTTCTTCTGACTCCACCTGTGATTTGCATCATTGACATCGATGATGAAGGTAAGACATATTTACTTTACTCTAATTTTAAAACAGAATTTACCgtgaaattaatttttcaatcAACAGGGATTGATTGTAGCGATATGCCTCTTGTTAGCAACAGTGGATGCCGGTGTTATTTTCGGCCATCAAATCGTTCCAAAGtgatttttttactgtttgatTTCTTAAACACACAACTATAGTCACTTAACTCGGTTCTATTTGAATAGCTACTATTTACACAGCGGTCTTTATCCTTACCATCAGTGGATTCCGTTGCATTACGTCGCTTCCCCAGGCATTTTAAATTCAAGAGAATATGATCCCGTCGTTGCTCATCACGCTGTTGACGGCGGTGATGTCAGCAGATCGAATTACCCCTTTAATAACGTAGAAGGAAGACACCGAGATGATAACGACAGCAATTATGGAGAAGCAACAATACCTAATTACCGCATGTTCCATTTCGTGTTGAAGCTGGTGAGATCGATGCgcaaacattttcttccagTTTACGCCACTAATCCAGAGGACATCAGCAACATTTACGTCCAgtacgaaaatgaaaaacggcGGTAAGCGATCAAAGACAGGTGAACTCGTCGGCAAACAGGTGAACTCGTCGGCAAACAGATGAACGCCTTGGCCTAAAGAGAAATGTAAGACATTTAAATGTTGTGCTGCTGGTGGCACACGTTTTCgtattatttattaaattgTAAAGGCTCATCTAAGTTGATATCTCGACATACAATCAAGGGCGTTTGCCTTTGTGCATACCAATGAGGTTGTCATGAAAATAGATGATGGATGATTCTGTTTGGCTATGCATGACACACATTTCGAGTTACGCTTTGTTACAACGTGCCCTTTAATTTAACATTGTGCTACAACTGTTGCCATTGATAACCAACAATAGACATGACTCACGAATTTACCTGCGTGTTTTATCGTATAACCcaaatttaattttcatttgagatgatttaaaagaaaaatagaaatactCACTGGTGTCTTTTAACGAAAATCTCCATCCGTTGTGGAATCTGAAGGGCGCGTCGTTATTTTGGTTCTTCACTTTTCGGGGGCAATCCTCTGGAAATAATGAATAAAGAACAGTCAACGATAATAGAAACAGCTTAAATAGATAAGCACTCACAAATGTGGAATGCGATAAACAAGTTTATCAGCCACTTTTTTTCCGGAAGTCGATATCGCCAGACATTACCGTAACGTCCACACGACCGGGCATAACGAAAACGAGTGGCAAACTTCAGAGTGAAGCAATTAGAGATGACAAGACAGGTGCCTTAGGACATTAatgtgattttttaaaaaaagccaAGTAGCTCCTAACTCGGGTAGGTAAGTCTAAATGTAATaacatttaaaacaattagTATAACTTTGGCTTTTCTCTTTGAATAATAATCTCTGTACATGTGCAATAGAACCCTCCTCAATCATAGTTATATCAGTTCCGTAGAATCAAGATAACGATCTCGTCCTTGTCTTGTTTTTATGTTCTAGATTCATTCAAACCGCCTACGATTTCACAGTTTGTTTTGTGACACCTTTcgttaaacaaaaatggagaatGACAGTGAAGATTTGAGTGAAAATTTCAGTACCTGCCCCGTTTGTTATGTCAAGTTTgacgatgaagaaaacaaaccgaAAATATTGTCTTGCGGTCACACCACCTGTTTGCAATGTCTAAAGGTACTGAAAGCtttaattttagaaaatgttCAAAACAATTTACCTATTCTTCTTGTAATAACAGAAAATCTATAGGAATGGATTAGTATCATGTCCCTGTTGTCGCCATTGTGACCGTTGCGACCAAGGAGTTGAGAAATTGCCAACCAGTCAGCAGGTCTTGCACATCATCAAGTTGACCGAGAAATTGCGTCATCGTCAATGTCCACAATTGACTACCCTCTCCAAAACGTTGTTCCTATactattatttaaatttaaaacaatttttttaacattttctcaGTTTGGAGGTAGAATCATTGGTTAAGGAGCTACTGGATAATTACTCAACGGATGATGACGCATTTTTCGAACAGCTGCGCAAGATTATTCGATTTATCGTCAACGATCCAACTCGATGTTTGGATCCCGTTTGGAAATTGCAAGATATTTTACAAGATAATACAATGGCTGTTTCGAAATTTCATCAAACTATTGCAGTTTACGTGGGTGAGATGAAGCAACAACACTTGGATTACCTTATCAGTGATGTACAGGTATGTAACAATTGCGTCCTCATTTCTTAGATtctcacatttttttgttgttgtatctATTGCACATCTAGGCTCGTTGGTTCCTGTCCGATAACACCCAGCGACCTAATTTATTAGACTTTCTTCATAAATTGACCAATGAGGGACGTAACGAGCAACTAACAGCTAAAGTACTTACTACTTTTTCACGTTGGTAAATCCAATATTATTAAAGCCCATTCCCTGAAAAATAGGTAATGGATGTGGTAGCGGGCTTTGTGTTTTGCGCCGACACAGCGGATGAATTAATCGATTCCTGCATCGAGATACAGAAAAAGATTTTGAGCGATGGATGGACATGCGATCTGTTTAGTCATTGGCTTTTTCACCTGGCTCAGACTATCCAAACCCAGCCAGAGCAACGACTGGCGTTGGCAGCCATGAAACTGCTGCGTCATCTCTGCTACCTGTTTGCTGTCAAAAAAGCCGCATCAAATAATTACTACCACAACGCCAGCGAGTTCAACGATCTCGTTTTCCTAcactacaagaaaatttacACATTTATCGATCAAGAATGGCAATTATTCGGCCATGCCATAGCTGGATTCGTCACCTACGTGATGGAATGTCAATCCGCAGCCAATGATAATATCCACATTGCAGCTGTCAAAGAAAGACTGGCCTTTCTCGGAGTATTCCTCAAGTATGGCGAAATGTGCATGGATGAAATTGCAGCCACGTCCGTCTGGTTTTGCTTGATGGACAGAACAATTTCCGATTTAGATCCGGCCATTTGTTTCGAATGGTTTGCCAAAATTGCTGAAATGTCCATGATGCATCCAAAAGCCATCCAGTGCATTTTCCACCAGCACATTTTGAAATTGGATCCTCGTCAGATGGTAAATCAAACTGCCGTCTTCATGGATTGCTTCGAGCGTTTCTTCCAGGCTGTCCACTGCGCAGAAGGAGACACCTTTACGGAAGATGTGATAGATCCTCGACCTGGACTGCAGTTCCTTTTGAAAATTGTCCAATACGCCGAACTAACCATTGCCCATCGGTATTTCCTGATTTTGAATAACAAATCAATTTagttcatttttattttttaatttcaaatagaGCGTTTAACTTAGTGAAGGAAACGGTCATCTACCTGGGCCCACGATTGCTATTCCCCCGTGTAGACGTTGACAGTGACGTCCTTGGTAGTTTGCTGGATAGATTTAGAGATGAATATTTCTCCAATAGAATGCAAAGGGAAGATCTTGTACAGtcggatgaagaagaaataaatctGATGGATGACCTAGCCGAGTTCCTAGAAAGAGAAGATATTTCAAATAGCTTTGACAATATGGAAGAAGATGAGGAATTCAGTACTGGAATTTTCCCCGTCACACCGGCGCCCCAAAGGTTTGATATCGCCAattccatttttcttcttacgGTCATAAAGAGAGGCCGCCTGCTGGGACAGATTCACATCAAACCTTCGTCGCGTTTTGCTAGCGCCAAATTCGTTCAAGATTTGGGAACTTTCTGCTATGATCATCCAAGAAAAATTGGCCGGCGCATTGCTAAGGTATTGATAGATTCCAGGGTTAAtcagaaacgaaaaaaaaaaattaataaaaagtCTCAAAATTTACAGTCGACGAAAGACACATTCGTCAGTTTGAAAATGACGAACGCCATGTTCCAGCCGGTTGTGCCGGATATGCTCAATTACCGCATTTGGCTGGATTCTGACAATTATGCCCAAAAGGCTTGTCAGGTGGGCATTACCGGCATCGAGGCTGGTGCTGGTAGGAGCGAAAGCCGCGTCAAGGGATGGCAATTTGTCTTCTTCCTTCATGACATGGTACCAGGTGCCTACAAATCAAAGAAATCGCTGCTGTTCGGTGATGTCGTTCAAGGCATCGATGTCGTCAAGTCACTCAGCTGTTCGAACCTCTTAACTTCCCATTTTAGCGATGGACTCCGCCTTATCCTAGAATCTgtgaattgaaatcattttattttcaaaatttttaaattatcttCGAAGCATTGAACTCAAACTGTGGACTCAAATTGTGAATAATCAAAACTGTACGGGCAACatcatgattttcatttgaataaatACCAAAGATTCCATTGTATTCTTCTGCTTGGCTGCACTGCAGTTTTCTTCGATTGCGGTTTCGGAAATGCTATGCTTGGCTTGATGTTTGATTAACTGTTTTACCATCtggaaaatgcaaaataaaatcgGTTATTTGGTTTCCTTTAACAATTAACGACAACAGAAAAATTATCACTGTTTAGAAATATCAGGAAAAAAACCTAATTTACATCCACGGTTCTAGAAAAAAGTATAAGCGGAAACCTCTATGGTCTAAATGCGGATAACAATAAACCTCAATACAGtatgatttcaaaaaaaaacgcgtTCTTTGCTGCATTGTTGATTACAAAGTCAATTCCCACATCCTAGTAATTGGTTAACCGCTGAAACCAAAATGAAAACTGATTGGTTCAATGAGAGTATAAAAAGGCTGACAAATCGTTACGGTAGACATAACCTTTGCAGCCGCTCTATTctgtaagttttaatttttgtacgATTCCTGTTTTGTCTGGCTAATTTCTCACTCAATTCAAAAGGCTAATTTCCGATTTTTCGACTAGTTAAAACCAACAATGGAGAAAATGGTaaacaatttttgaaatttagaaacCTACTACACCccactcaaaaaaaaaaaatcaaaaatcaaaaccaTAAAACTaaacgtttttgtttgtttgtttttaattaaacAGAAAGTTCTAGTATTGGCCTGTATCGTATTGGCTACGTTGTTTGAAGTAGCATCGGCATGCGATTGCAATTACCATAAGGGCGGCTGCGCTATGGTTAGACCAGCCCGACCTGGCATGGCATGCAAATGCGTTTACCGAGGCTTTTGGACATGCGAGGGTCGAACCATCGGTTGCAGCAACCAAAATCACCATCTTTGCCGAAATCCCAATACCTCAAAGGCAGCATGCCATTTCGGCAATGGAAACTGCGGTGGTTATTAAACGGAACTGTTACCCGACAACGGCATTGACCATCTGAGTGTTCGATTTAATTCCGTTCGAAGAAAAATCCTTTTAGCCATTTCATATCTCCTCGTAATGTACGCTTGCGACATTCTGTAATCACTTAGACAGACGTCACTTGTTCAAGTGGCAAAATTAATAACATTTGCTTGGCAATtatcttgttgtttttcttattctaaaaacaaaacacattttaaCCAAATAGAAGACAGACATTAAGCTATTAAGATGTGATAGTTTGCAAGATATTGGGCTTATCAGTCCCACTGTAGAGTGACCTATGGAACTATCGTTAAATTATCGTATTGTCACAATGAACGAGCACTTCTATCTAAGCTTATCTCCCCTACATATAAACAAGCTGctcaaaaataaacaaatcagGGATTGAAACGACTGTCATAGTTACAGTAACTCAACAACGGGCAAGATGTCTCGCTTTGACGATGAGAAATTCAAGCAGCTCCAACTCAAAGTCAAATTCCATGTGATTCCAAATACgagattgaaaaaattcaGCAAACTTTTCACTGGCTACACATTGGGACTGACGAAGGGCGAGCCGGGCAATTTCGTCATGACTCCCATGTACGCAGAAAATGCCGACAAAATTTACCGCATGAAACCGAGGAGCGACGATGTCTGGTTACTCACTTTCCCCAAATGCGGTAAACTACGTCAGAAATTTCATTACTCAAAAATGGCAAcgatttaaaaacaaacgatTTGTCCAGGTACAACATGGACTTCTGAGTTGCTATGGTTACTGAAAAATGACTGCGACACGGATACAGCCGCCAAAATTCCGCTACACGCCAGAACTCCTTTTCTCGAGtacaaaacaattgaatttcCACATTGCCATTAAcccaataattttgtttttctttaaaaaggaTGGGTTATTTGAGCGTAATGGAGGGaccaatgaaaaaaatgatcATGACAGTTGACAAAGTGGAAAAGCTTCCATCACCTAGAGTTATCCGGCCGCATTTGCCGATGTACCTCCTCCCCCCAGAGCTGCTCGAAACGAGCAAGGTTTTTCATCAAACAAATTTGTACGTATATTAAGCTggcttttaaaagaaaaacattaacTATTCACAGGTGGTTTACGTGGCTCGCAATCCAAAGGATGTCATCGTTTCCTACTACTTCCATCACAAATTGATCAAATCGCACGGATACACCGGGACTTTGGAAGAATTGGCCGAATATTTTATGAACGACGAAGGTAATTCAACGCAAAAgagtttttcaattgtttttctcgCCTCAAATCAAATTTTACTGACATCTCCAGTTTTATATTCGCCCTTTTTCCCGCACGTTCTCGACGCCTGGTCTAAACGCAACCATCCCAACATGCACTTTATGTTCTACGAGGACATGAAAAGGGTAATTTAAACAGCCAGATTCTTAACTAACACAATAATTCAAAGGTAACGTCGTGTGCTTCGCAGGATTTGAGAGGGGAGATTGAGAAAGTGGCGAAATTCCAATCGTTGACTGACGAGCAATTGGATAAGCTGAGGGAACACTTACGTTTTGATAATTTCCAGAAAAACGAGTC
This sequence is a window from Daphnia magna isolate NIES linkage group LG7, ASM2063170v1.1, whole genome shotgun sequence. Protein-coding genes within it:
- the LOC116927133 gene encoding sulfotransferase 1C4 isoform X3, whose product is MQLASISFSKCWILEIGETTRKFESSQFLLLLLNMFFSDKPVFPLKSGVKFSVIPETLESPFKEHFPAYYKGLVRGEPGGFVLHPKFVSNADKIYNMTVRSTDLWIRTFPRSGMTWTSELAWLIMNDCNFSEALEVPLSVRSHTVDTNYFTNWDVLAPSEIMDARHCQSIEKMEQLPSPRILKSHLPFHLLPPRLLNTAKVIFVVRNPKDAIVSFFHFHKLVKLCYFAGEMDQFVDYFIDNKVAWTPYFSSVLDAWGKRNHPNLLILFYEDMIKNGD
- the LOC116927125 gene encoding sulfotransferase 1C4 isoform X1 — translated: MSALPQNLLIQRWPSMFGVLGAGLYRRRKMKVLQGKKSGRCCQETMDLASAVNSFSQRHGVSHRRTYSPAIGFFSKGLVQGEPGGFVFHPHYARNADKIYNMKIRPDDVWIRTFPRSGTTWTSELAWLIVNDCNFEEAARVPLTVRAPNTDANYFADWSEFAPPEIMENLITIEKIEQMSSPRVVKSHLPFHLLPPNLLDTAKVIYVARNPKDAIVSFFYFHKLVKLCHFTGDMEDFVDYFINNKLNWTPYFPTVLEAWAKRDHPNLLYLFYEDMKKDLPTEIRKIAAFLNKTLTEEQVAKLVDHVVVDKFAKNESVNMAREVSAGLTNEGYSFVRKGQTGDWKNHFSPEVNRKIDEWIEKNLAGTDLKFVTELEDSK
- the LOC116927125 gene encoding sulfotransferase 1C4 isoform X2, which codes for MASPIEEPTLPQLDVKFNVIPETLESPFKEHFPVFSKGLVQGEPGGFVFHPHYARNADKIYNMKIRPDDVWIRTFPRSGTTWTSELAWLIVNDCNFEEAARVPLTVRAPNTDANYFADWSEFAPPEIMENLITIEKIEQMSSPRVVKSHLPFHLLPPNLLDTAKVIYVARNPKDAIVSFFYFHKLVKLCHFTGDMEDFVDYFINNKLNWTPYFPTVLEAWAKRDHPNLLYLFYEDMKKDLPTEIRKIAAFLNKTLTEEQVAKLVDHVVVDKFAKNESVNMAREVSAGLTNEGYSFVRKGQTGDWKNHFSPEVNRKIDEWIEKNLAGTDLKFVTELEDSK
- the LOC116927211 gene encoding adult-specific rigid cuticular protein 12.6, translated to MDVRYLREQKGGIETHNNPNSSPSSLPAEKNKKMIKTVLIVCFLAVTLAAPAPEEILSYDAEDHKHSQTGDAGKAVTGSYSYTADGKTFTINYEADEKGYRATGDHLPVAPEVPVAPAVAAPEVPVVEAKSTPVISTVALPTFPFGYYAPAPHFGYSYGFNYGYPGFSYYV
- the LOC123474643 gene encoding uncharacterized protein LOC123474643 — translated: MMKGLIVAICLLLATVDAGVIFGHQIVPNYYLHSGLYPYHQWIPLHYVASPGILNSREYDPVVAHHAVDGGDVSRSNYPFNNVEGRHRDDNDSNYGEATIPNYRMFHFVLKLVRSMRKHFLPVYATNPEDISNIYVQYENEKRR